One segment of Leptodactylus fuscus isolate aLepFus1 chromosome 7, aLepFus1.hap2, whole genome shotgun sequence DNA contains the following:
- the GTF2A1 gene encoding transcription initiation factor IIA subunit 1 isoform X1 — MFGPKLYRSVIEDVINDVRELFLDEGVDEQVLVELKTLWENKLMQSKAVDGFHSEEQQLLLQSQQQHQQHHHVQAHQQQPQTATHQAPTQQVLIPAAHQASQQQVLIPSNDSKLIQHMTPQGMSAAATAATLALPAGVTPVQQLITNSGQLLQVVRAANGAQYIIQPQQPMVLQQQVIPQMQPGGVQAPVIQQVLAPLPGGLSQQTGVIIQPQQILFTGNKPQVIPTTVAAPQAQAQGQLSVANTQQPQQGQQQAPLVLQVDGAGDTSSEEDEDEDEDYDDEEEEDKEKDGEDGQVEEEPLNSEDDVSDEEGQELFDTENVVVCQYDKIHRSKNKWKFHLKDGIMNLNGRDFVFSKAIGDAEW, encoded by the exons ATGTTTGGG CCAAAACTGTACCGCTCTGTCATTGAGGACGTCATTAATGATGTGCGGGAGCTGTTTTTGGATGAGGGTGTGGACGAGCAGGTTTTAGTGGAGCTGAAGACA CTGTGGGAAAACAAATTGATGCAATCTAAAGCAGTAGATGGATTCCACTCAGAGGAGCAACAGCTTCTTCTTCAGTCCCAGCagcagcaccagcagcatcatcatgTGCAAGCGCACCAGCAGCAGCCACAAACAGCCACTCACCAAGCGCCAACACAGCAAGTTCTCATCCCAGCTGCACACCAAG cttCTCAACAACAAGTTCTAATCCCAAGCAACGATTCCAAGCTGATCCAGCACATGACACCACAAGGAATG AGTGCAGCAGCGACTGCAGCTACATTGGCCTTGCCTGCTGGGGTCACTCCAGTCCAGCAGCTTATCACCAACTCTG GTCAGCTGTTGCAGGTGGTTAGAGCTGCTAATGGTGCCCAATATATAATTCAGCCACAGCAACCCATGGTGCTGCAGCAGCAAGTGATTCCCCAAATGCAGCCTGGGGGTGTACAAGCTCCTGTTATCCAACAG GTTTTGGCCCCTCTTCCTGGTGGTCTTTCACAGCAGACCGGTGTCATCATACAGCCTCAGCAGATCCTCTTCACAGGCAACAAGCCCCAAGTTATACCAACCACAGTCGCTGCTCCTCAAGCCCAAGCACAGGGCCAGCTTTCTGTGGCAAACACCCAACAGCCCCAGCAGGGGCAGCAGCAAGCACCTTTGGTACTGCAAGTTGATGGAGCTGGAGACACTTCTTCTGAGGAGGATGAAGATGAGGATGAAGATTATGATGACGAAGAGGAGGAAGACAAAGAGAAGGATGGCGAGGATGGCCAAGTAGAAGAG GAGCCATTGAACAGTGAGGACGATGTGAGCGATGAGGAGGGTCAGGAGCTGTTTGACACAGAGAATGTCGTCGTTTGCCAGTATGATAAG ATCCACAGGAGTAAAAACAAGTGGAAGTTTCATCTCAAAGATGGAATCATGAACCTTAACGGTCGCGACTTTGTCTTCTCCAAAGCCATTggtgacgctgagtggtga
- the GTF2A1 gene encoding transcription initiation factor IIA subunit 1 isoform X2, whose protein sequence is MATAANANPVPKLYRSVIEDVINDVRELFLDEGVDEQVLVELKTLWENKLMQSKAVDGFHSEEQQLLLQSQQQHQQHHHVQAHQQQPQTATHQAPTQQVLIPAAHQASQQQVLIPSNDSKLIQHMTPQGMSAAATAATLALPAGVTPVQQLITNSGQLLQVVRAANGAQYIIQPQQPMVLQQQVIPQMQPGGVQAPVIQQVLAPLPGGLSQQTGVIIQPQQILFTGNKPQVIPTTVAAPQAQAQGQLSVANTQQPQQGQQQAPLVLQVDGAGDTSSEEDEDEDEDYDDEEEEDKEKDGEDGQVEEEPLNSEDDVSDEEGQELFDTENVVVCQYDKIHRSKNKWKFHLKDGIMNLNGRDFVFSKAIGDAEW, encoded by the exons ATGGCGACAGCGGCCAACGCCAACCCCGTG CCAAAACTGTACCGCTCTGTCATTGAGGACGTCATTAATGATGTGCGGGAGCTGTTTTTGGATGAGGGTGTGGACGAGCAGGTTTTAGTGGAGCTGAAGACA CTGTGGGAAAACAAATTGATGCAATCTAAAGCAGTAGATGGATTCCACTCAGAGGAGCAACAGCTTCTTCTTCAGTCCCAGCagcagcaccagcagcatcatcatgTGCAAGCGCACCAGCAGCAGCCACAAACAGCCACTCACCAAGCGCCAACACAGCAAGTTCTCATCCCAGCTGCACACCAAG cttCTCAACAACAAGTTCTAATCCCAAGCAACGATTCCAAGCTGATCCAGCACATGACACCACAAGGAATG AGTGCAGCAGCGACTGCAGCTACATTGGCCTTGCCTGCTGGGGTCACTCCAGTCCAGCAGCTTATCACCAACTCTG GTCAGCTGTTGCAGGTGGTTAGAGCTGCTAATGGTGCCCAATATATAATTCAGCCACAGCAACCCATGGTGCTGCAGCAGCAAGTGATTCCCCAAATGCAGCCTGGGGGTGTACAAGCTCCTGTTATCCAACAG GTTTTGGCCCCTCTTCCTGGTGGTCTTTCACAGCAGACCGGTGTCATCATACAGCCTCAGCAGATCCTCTTCACAGGCAACAAGCCCCAAGTTATACCAACCACAGTCGCTGCTCCTCAAGCCCAAGCACAGGGCCAGCTTTCTGTGGCAAACACCCAACAGCCCCAGCAGGGGCAGCAGCAAGCACCTTTGGTACTGCAAGTTGATGGAGCTGGAGACACTTCTTCTGAGGAGGATGAAGATGAGGATGAAGATTATGATGACGAAGAGGAGGAAGACAAAGAGAAGGATGGCGAGGATGGCCAAGTAGAAGAG GAGCCATTGAACAGTGAGGACGATGTGAGCGATGAGGAGGGTCAGGAGCTGTTTGACACAGAGAATGTCGTCGTTTGCCAGTATGATAAG ATCCACAGGAGTAAAAACAAGTGGAAGTTTCATCTCAAAGATGGAATCATGAACCTTAACGGTCGCGACTTTGTCTTCTCCAAAGCCATTggtgacgctgagtggtga